The window atatatatatatatatatatatatatatatatatatatacacacacacacacacacacacacgtgtacacacacacacaccccccacaccccccacagGATGCTTTTCCGTTCGGTTACTAGTCTGTGCGCTCGTATCACGCATGGTTTGTATGTGCGCAGGTTTTTAGACTAATTGAACGCCACAGATATGGCTGAAAATGTGAAGCCGGGGTGCCTCTTATAAACGCATGGAGGATCTGCcagtgtttaggtgtgttcACCTGATACAGCCATCCCCTGATTCATGCTGTAGGACGTATTCCACATGTTCTCGGACGGGGAGGTGTAGTGTGAGCcaggaggggggttgggggtggtGCCTGTGTACCTGcgaatacagacacacacacgtttaacaTGGGAGAGGCGGACAGTACTCCCCGTCTTACATGTCAAACGGTGCCATCCGGATCCCGGTGTGTAGCTGAGGTCAAGAGACCAACTCACCTGAAAAAGGGGTTCTTCAAGTCCAGGAGGTTGCTGGACTTTGATCCTGTCTGGTCCACCTGGGCAACAATACTGATGTCGTAGCTTTGTCTGTTGGGAGCAAGACCATTGAGAGCATTAGATGGGGAGATGACTACCACTCTCACGTCTGTACAGTAATTACGAAGCTACAGCGAGCAGACAATTTATATTTTATGGAAAGTGAAAGATTTATCCCCACAAATTGTTCCGAGTTCATGACATCACTTCTGTTGGCTACTTTTGCATATGCCGTTTTAAATAAACCTGGTTTTATCACTCAATGTAATCATTAGCAAGAGAACATCCTGAAGGGCGATTTGATGGATTTCATCGTTGAAATATATTCTATTAATTCACAATGCGCTGTTCGGTGGCTAATGACTCGCCAGAGTTGTCAAATGTCACTCGTACGAACCATTAATCTCTGTGCATATTCCCGGAGTAAATTTGATTGCATTAACAGATAGTTAAGTAGCTAGAATTATTTGAATTTATTTGAAAGTTAAAGTTGACCGATTTATTTTCCTCCCTGTCTTACGATAGCTGATAGTGTTACGATAAATATTAGAGAAATAACTTTTGTGGGcagaaataaagtaaaaatgtgtCAGATATGAATACCACGTGTCTGCTTGCTATGAAATCAGCTGCTCCGTGGGCCGCAAAATGTTCTATCCCTGTGGCCGGAATAATGCATTGTAAGATTTTTATATGGGTTGGAGAATTACTTTCTGAATAAAACCTCATAAACcatctaaataatatatatattttacttaaTTTAGTCTGTCTGGCCTTTAGGGCTGGAGTACACCGAGTGCCAGCACTCGCCCCGCTCACCTGGTCTCGAATGTAAGTCTAACCAGTCATCTAGATTATTAAGAGCTGGAGTGACATGCTGCAGAGGACTACGAAGGGGCCTACCTCTTGTTGGCCAACAGCATGGCGGTGCCGGACAGCGTGTCCCCAGCCTTGGTGAAGAGGGGGGACTGCAGCAGACAGCGCACCTGGTACCAGTGGGTGAGAGGCTCCGTGGGCGCTGTGGACAGCCATACGGTCATCCTGCAGGGACACAACGCAAGGTCAAGACAACCACGTGGGAATGATTAAAGGCCACTCCAGGTGggagcattgtgtgtgtgtgtattcgtgACTGGCAAACTTACGATGATCCCACGAACGCCACATCAAACCAGAAAGCCAGGCCGTGCACCAGGCCTGAGTGCATCATGTGGAACTTAAACGGAATCTCTATCCTGGGACCAAAAAGAAACGGCAGAAAGAGACACTCGTTTAATTTGGttgtaaacatatattttacacaCGCAAGCATTTTTACACACGGACACACCTGTAGAGATCATCTTCTTTGGCCTCCAGGAAGTTGACTGTATATTTGACCGACTTGGCCATCAGAATACGGATATCAAATGTGTCCTGTGGAGGAAAGCACAACAACAATTCCAGACTCAAATCCACTGTCCCAtgacctgtgtgtatgtgtgtgtgtgtatgtgtcataCCACAATTGGCTGGCGGAAATACTCGTCTACTGCTGCTCCCCGCAGGGCAGAGAGGTCAACACCGTGGAAGGAGGGCTGGTACCTGAGGGCCAAAGGAGGAAGTTAAGTGTCGTTTTTGAATGGTCCCACTGATCGCaataaaaatattgaaaatcACATCTTCAACCAGATGCAGTGTTTTAACCATCCACATTTATCAAttgaaacacaaaaataaccaTTCTAATGTGTAATGAACTGAACATGACTAATTGTTCTGCAATTAAACTGTAGCCTcgccctctttccctcctcacCAGAAGTTGGCCTTGGTGAACTGCTCCATGTAGAGCTGCTCATCAGTGAAGGGGGCCAGGTGGACGTCACCGATTGTGGGGAACATTTTACCTGAAACACACGACCACAGAGGCAGCCAGTCAAAAACAAGATTAATGTACTGGCGGCGTATGAGAACCGGATGTTCTCCACTGACATGGAACCATCTGGAAGCATTAACACTTGTGTGTACTCACTCCAGacttgtatatatttgtttatactCACTGTAGATCtgcatatatttgtgtattctCACTGCAGacttgtatatatttgtttatactCACTGTAGATCTGCATATATTTGTCTGTACTCACTGAAAAAGCTGGCAGAATTGCAGTTTTTCCCAAAGGTGGTTTCTGCTGCTACTTTACAAGCAGCTCTTTCTGCCTCCATCCTACCATTTCTTACATATTTCCCCATATGCCGTTCTTCTGTGCCCCAAACCTGCTCACCGTTGGGTTTGAGGAACTTCTTGGCATGCAGGTAGCTCTCCAGCATGCGCTCATTGAACAACATGTAGCCCATGGGCTCCGAGATGATGATGTCGACCTGCTCGGGGAGAgtcacctcctccaccttcccCGGGATGACGATCACGCGCTCCCCCAGACGGTTACTGTTCACCAGCACCTGATAGGCAGAGCAGCACTTTATACAAGGATCCTAAATCCTGCCTCAGACTAGAGCGACCCATCAACCAGGTCcttcaaaacaaatcaaactcatgtgtgtgtgtgtgtgtgtgagctgtgagtccactgacttctgggacttcctgtagcTTGCTGAGTATATACTTTAAATAGGTTTCTCTgttatattactactgtatctgctgtatttaggtatactagaatgctagtctgtactgtctttctaatgtgaacattttgagctgcgatttcttgcttttttacacaagtgactgaaaagtcaacgaaaccagctaggatttaagtatttgttttgtaatccaaatctactagggactaaactatattctactttttaccttgaggtaaacagatctttgtccttaatcagtttggcaagaatttcacattctagcaaactgagacttcactggtagcaaggaatcccctgcctgagtgccgactcttaccagtatcgatcgataagtgggcaattccttcaacgacctgtgggcgggctcgacacagctgtaactaattatcgccaactcaggtgtataaccaggttggggcttgtagcgtcagggaagactcctcgtatctctacccgcttccatttaccccactgtcttttgagttgcatgcagtgacggttactcatccggttcaactaaccattgttgttttctaccgtccacctggctccttgggagacttcttggaagaactagacgtcctcctatcaaacttcccagaaaacgccccccggctcatccttctgggtgacttcaacatccagacagaaaAGTCAtgggacctgctactcttactgtcttcctttgctctctcgctcagcccatcccctcctactcacaaagctggcaaccaccttgactatattttcaccagaaactgctctacatctaacctcactgtaactccacttcatgtctctgaccacttcttcatctcttactctctcccactctttggaacggacaaccctcccacaacggactctgcacctgaccgtcgcaacatccgcaccctctcaccatcctctctggcctcgtctgttctgtcagccctcccttcaaccgattccttctcactcatgcagcctaactttgccagtgacactctcctctctacgctgtcatcctctcttgattctctgtcctcttatgactcgaaaggtccgcaagtcctctccggctccgtggctctCTGAACCAGTGCACGCCaggagagccactatgcgagcatcggaaaggaaatggcgaaaatccaaacacgccggcgacctgctcgcctatcaatctcttctctcctccttctctgcctctatctctgcagccaaaagtctgttctaccaatccagaatcgaatcctctttatctaaccccaaaaagctcttctctttttttttccaaccccCTTGACCCtcctggtccccccccctccctccacccttctaccaagccactttgttgactacttcacaaaaaagatagacgacatacgctcctcatttactaatccatcttctataactacacctccagtaacttcatcttcttccccctcgttttcctcttttatccccgtctcccaatcaagttcttaccttggtaacctctgcccgcccaaccacctgcccccttgaccccatcccgtctcacattctccagtctattgctcctgaccttcttccctttctcacccatcttattaacacctcccactcaaccggctgtttccctaactctctgaaggaggtaAGAGTCAACCCtttcctgaagaaacccactctcgacccatctgaagtcaataactacagacctgtctctctcctccccttcctttccaaaactctagagcgagctatctctaaccaagtctcctcctatctccacagcaacaaccttcaaGACCCCCACccgtctggattcaaggcaggccactcaacagagactgccctccttgctgtctctgagcagcgtctctctcctctgttcttatccttctagacctttccgctgcctttgacacagtgaaacACCAgatctttatttcctccctccagaacctgggtatctcaggcaccgtgctctcactcttctcatcctacctcaccgaccgcacttaccgggtaacctcgagaggatctgtgtctgagccttgtcctctgactactggggtccctcagggctcagtccttggtcctcttctcttctctctgtacaccaactctctgggctctgtcattcgctcgcatggcttcacctaccacagctatgctgacgacacccaactgatcctctcgtttccccaatctgaaatacaggtagcagcacgaatctctgcctgtctgactgacatctctcagtggatgtccgcatactacctgaaaattaacccggacaagaatGAACTTCTcgtccttccaggaaaaggctctcccacccacgacctgactattaacttcaacaactcagtgttggctccgactccgactgccaggaacctcggtgtgacactcgacagtcaactctccctgactgccaacattaccgcaataacacgctcctgtaggtacatgctgtacaacgtcaagagaatacgacctcttctcactcagaaggcggcacagtttctggtccaggctctggtcatctcacggctagactattgcaactccctcctggcaggtctacctgctaatgtcattcgacctctacagctcatccagaatgcagctgctcgactggtcttcaacatcctgaaatttacccacactactccgcgaccttcactggttaccggtggccgcacgcatccgcttcaaaacattggtacttgcgtacggtgctgcgaacagatcgggtccggtctacatccaggacatggtcaaaccatacaccccagctcgttcacttcgctcggcttctgccaatcggcttgtagctccgtcacttcgagctaaacactcaacaaaatcacgactgcttgctgtgctggctcctcattggtggaacgagctccccattgacatcaggacagcagaaagtctctacaccttccgtcgcaaactaaaaacacatctttttcgactataccttgaatagggaaggtagagccgtagaagcactttagtagcacttaaatgtctcttactgatagcactttgtagtttaacactttagtagcacttaaatgtctcttactgatggcaccttgtagtttaacgttattgaagaaattgttcttgcttgattcttgttgttctgagtttggactcatggtttaatgcacttattgtaagtcgctttggataaaagcgtcagctaaatgtgtGTACCTCAGCGTGCTGTGCCATGGTGCTGGCCTCCACAGCATAAACCTTCCTGGCTCCAGCTTGGGCTGCAAAGAAGGAGAGGATCCCTGAGCCACAGCCAACATCCAGCACCACCTGTAAGAAAAGAGAACAGGATTAATCAAAGGCATATTGTGCCAGCGTGACATGACCTCTGAATGACGAGATACTAACTTACAACACGAGTAACGCTAATGCCCCAAAAAATAGCTCTGTTAATTAAATCTATGCTCTACTTTATAACAGTCATGTCAAAGCAGGCAACCTGTTTGGCTATTTGGAAATAACCTCTGGGAAGTGTATTTCCCGGATGTGTTTGACCGCAAGTAACGGCGACGCGGGTCAGTTTGTCAGGGGTAGATTTGGTGATTTGGGGGGCCAAGGGCAAACGGCATTTGGCTATACTTTTCTCCCTGTTGAACTGTTAATGTCAGCAGAGGCAGAAGAAGTATGCAAAACCTTTTATCTGAAGAAAAACCATTAGTACTGCGTACCTGAATTAGACTTGAGTCTATGAGAGAGAGGCATTATCAACACAACGTACTTAAATATACCTCACCTCTGTTGAAGGTGCAGCTTTCAAGTGTGATACAATGCTGGATggttttagaaataataatgcatattttaattgttacattttgtgagttaaatctgaatctgcaacaTCACCATCTCTTTGTGGTAAATGTAATAAAGGAATGTTTAGCAAGTACAAAGTAAGTAGTATACAGTTTAGTTGCATATATTTAAGTGCTTTGGGGGGGCCTGTGTTTGTTATATCGAGGTACAGTGAAAATATGGAGAGGATATCTTATATTGCAACATGGAGCTAGTTATTTCTAGTATTATCAGTATGATAAGAAATGTAAGATCATTTTAACATACTGGAAGTGAGTTTTTATGTACTAGGATGAAGACTAAGTGATGTGTTTGGCAAACATGATGCCATCTCTTGTAACCTTGGCTTTGGctgcagaaatgtacatttaccAAATactaattataattataattattcaaGTATCTCGAAGTATCTCGTGACCTCACTAACGTCGTCAGTTAATGGAAGGCTCTTGGGAAGTACCGCTCAGTTATTACTGCAAGTAGTAAGCTAGTTAGTCAGATATTCCAACATTAGATTCCTTACACTTTTGCtcatgtttttggttttggaaaacaacaaaaaaagaaagagacacacCATGTAGACTCTAGTAATGTCGGACATATTTTGTTCAGTCTGAAGATGAAAACAACCTTTAAATCGTCAGTTAGCCGTTTAATAAGCATCCAACTCTGAAGCCGTGTCTCGTTAAATGATGAatctataatatatacagtGCTAAAATGTTACCTTATCCTTGAAGTCGGTGTGGTTCTGGAGAATAGCCCGCTGGTAAGTCCCTGTCCGAACGTAGTCCTGCATCATGTTCTGTTGCTGGGAGAGGTAGCCATAAAACTgcacacagagaagaaaaaataacttTATCATCTATATGAAGTCAATATCGCATGAGCCGACTCAGTAAGAACATACAGAGGCCTCACATTTCAACCAGTAAAATATAAGGAACCCTGTTCTACAGTCAAAAACCAGGACCACGGGATTtataaaaatgctttaaaaaataaaagtattattaactaggaagaaaaacacattattagtCTCTACgtttttgattgacagctggatCTGGAGGGACCTAGAGACTCAATGGAAGCGAACTGCTGGGAACTGTAACTCGTACACCTAAGACATTCGCAGTGGTGTTGAAGAATAAGTACCACACATGACCAACACTTACAAACCCAGGACAACAATTTACAGTTAAATACACACGAAACACTTTAATAACATACTTGTTTTAACTTAATTtctttgtcatatttttttaataacttcTTTCACTATtgcatgtttattgtcatgCACCAATCACCAAGTCTGAGGCGCATTTCGTGTTGCTGAACGGAACAGAAAATATAGACTACCACTCAAAAGTTGtaaactatttttttgtttgaaagGTTTGCAAAAATGAGTACATAAAAGCAAATCGCTGTGCAAAGGCTTAGCCAGACTGACAAACGGAAAAGGCAGAAACAGACAAAGCAACTTCTGAGCAACTGTTGGATGAGATTAGAAGAAATCCCCGATTGGCACAAGGAAGTGAAAGCTAAGCGTCACAATGTGTTCAgttcctgtttcagtgtttccaaTAACGCAGCCTGTGACAGCCGAAACATTAACAGGTGTTCAGTACACAATGAAGGCTAGATTAGAGTTAGCACTGTTCAATAGCAGCTGAACAGAATATAacagggatcctcctctgttgctctcccaaaggttttttctccctgttacagttgttgttgttgtttttttgggggggggggggggggggggggggggggggggttctttataaactgatgtgaggtcctgggacagaggatggcCTATGTGTataaattgtaaagccctctgaggataattggtgattttgggctatactacatcaatttaattgaatatagACAAATCACAGTTTAAACCTCTTCAATCCAACTAATCAGTAGACTGTACAGcgccccccccaacacacacacacaaaaaaaaaaaaaaaaactgccaccCAAAATATTCAAAGCTCAAATGCATGCACCGTTGTGGTTCCATACTGATCAAGGCTCACTTGTGCTTTTATGGACAGAATAACAAATCAGCACGGGGCAAAAACAGTGTTGTCATCGTCATGTATATTTCACCTGGAAGTACTGTACAGCAGAGGAGTCCTCTGTTCTTTCACTGAAGGTGGAGCGCTCATTGACGTGCCCACGACTGTTCTTCAGGAGGTTATAAAAGGACTGAAAGTCTGCAGCAGAACAGaagcgcgcgcacgcacgcgcgcacacacacacacacacacacacacacacacacacaattacatacTTTACATGGACTCTATATTACATAACCGCATAGGAAAAGCCTGAACACAACTGAATGTTTGAAGTTTATGTTTGAACTTGTGCGTGAAAAGGTCACTTCACTTATTCACTAAGCCCAACGTTAAC of the Cyclopterus lumpus isolate fCycLum1 chromosome 8, fCycLum1.pri, whole genome shotgun sequence genome contains:
- the carm1 gene encoding histone-arginine methyltransferase CARM1 isoform X1; this translates as MAVSVFPGVRLLSIGDANGDIQRHSEQQPLRLEVKSTHDAALINLSNGEEASVFKCSVSRETECSRVGKQSFIITLGCNSVLLQFSSPADFQSFYNLLKNSRGHVNERSTFSERTEDSSAVQYFQFYGYLSQQQNMMQDYVRTGTYQRAILQNHTDFKDKVVLDVGCGSGILSFFAAQAGARKVYAVEASTMAQHAEVLVNSNRLGERVIVIPGKVEEVTLPEQVDIIISEPMGYMLFNERMLESYLHAKKFLKPNGKMFPTIGDVHLAPFTDEQLYMEQFTKANFWYQPSFHGVDLSALRGAAVDEYFRQPIVDTFDIRILMAKSVKYTVNFLEAKEDDLYRIEIPFKFHMMHSGLVHGLAFWFDVAFVGSSMTVWLSTAPTEPLTHWYQVRCLLQSPLFTKAGDTLSGTAMLLANKRQSYDISIVAQVDQTGSKSSNLLDLKNPFFRYTGTTPNPPPGSHYTSPSENMWNTSYSMNQGMAVSGMPAAYDLSTVIGGGPAVSHNNLIPLAQRDGSDQRFEQTFSCSGLQSALQHLNTGIVNHTHSRMGSIMSTGIVQGATTGQSGPSSSGSYYPVTNQFTMGGAAISMASPMVIPSNTMHYGS
- the carm1 gene encoding histone-arginine methyltransferase CARM1 isoform X6 is translated as MAASKEERRRVCSSVRFPGRQSAAAWGSSHSSSHWAATVSCCSSPHLQFYGYLSQQQNMMQDYVRTGTYQRAILQNHTDFKDKVVLDVGCGSGILSFFAAQAGARKVYAVEASTMAQHAEVLVNSNRLGERVIVIPGKVEEVTLPEQVDIIISEPMGYMLFNERMLESYLHAKKFLKPNGKMFPTIGDVHLAPFTDEQLYMEQFTKANFWYQPSFHGVDLSALRGAAVDEYFRQPIVDTFDIRILMAKSVKYTVNFLEAKEDDLYRIEIPFKFHMMHSGLVHGLAFWFDVAFVGSSMTVWLSTAPTEPLTHWYQVRCLLQSPLFTKAGDTLSGTAMLLANKRQSYDISIVAQVDQTGSKSSNLLDLKNPFFRYTGTTPNPPPGSHYTSPSENMWNTSYSMNQGMAVSGMPAAYDLSTVIGGGPAVSHNNLIPLAQRDGSDQRFEQTFSCSGLQSALQHLNTGIVNHTHSRMGSIMSTGIVQGATTGQSGPSSSGSYYPVTNQFTMGGAAISMASPMVIPSNTMHYGS
- the carm1 gene encoding histone-arginine methyltransferase CARM1 isoform X2 — translated: MAVSVFPGVRLLSIGDANGDIQRHSEQQPLRLEVKSTHDAALINLSNGEEASVFKCSVSRETECSRVGKQSFIITLGCNSVLLQFSSPADFQSFYNLLKNSRGHVNERSTFSERTEDSSAVQYFQFYGYLSQQQNMMQDYVRTGTYQRAILQNHTDFKDKVVLDVGCGSGILSFFAAQAGARKVYAVEASTMAQHAEVLVNSNRLGERVIVIPGKVEEVTLPEQVDIIISEPMGYMLFNERMLESYLHAKKFLKPNGKMFPTIGDVHLAPFTDEQLYMEQFTKANFWYQPSFHGVDLSALRGAAVDEYFRQPIVDTFDIRILMAKSVKYTVNFLEAKEDDLYRIEIPFKFHMMHSGLVHGLAFWFDVAFVGSSMTVWLSTAPTEPLTHWYQVRCLLQSPLFTKAGDTLSGTAMLLANKRQSYDISIVAQVDQTGSKSSNLLDLKNPFFRYTGTTPNPPPGSHYTSPSENMWNTSYSMNQGMAVSGMPAAYDLSTVIGGGPAVSHNNLIPLGTNRTPPDFPSSHVNTGIVNHTHSRMGSIMSTGIVQGATTGQSGPSSSGSYYPVTNQFTMGGAAISMASPMVIPSNTMHYGS
- the carm1 gene encoding histone-arginine methyltransferase CARM1 isoform X5 yields the protein MPPSSISPMERRRVCSSVRFPGRQSAAAWGSSHSSSHWAATVSCCSSPHLQFYGYLSQQQNMMQDYVRTGTYQRAILQNHTDFKDKVVLDVGCGSGILSFFAAQAGARKVYAVEASTMAQHAEVLVNSNRLGERVIVIPGKVEEVTLPEQVDIIISEPMGYMLFNERMLESYLHAKKFLKPNGKMFPTIGDVHLAPFTDEQLYMEQFTKANFWYQPSFHGVDLSALRGAAVDEYFRQPIVDTFDIRILMAKSVKYTVNFLEAKEDDLYRIEIPFKFHMMHSGLVHGLAFWFDVAFVGSSMTVWLSTAPTEPLTHWYQVRCLLQSPLFTKAGDTLSGTAMLLANKRQSYDISIVAQVDQTGSKSSNLLDLKNPFFRYTGTTPNPPPGSHYTSPSENMWNTSYSMNQGMAVSGMPAAYDLSTVIGGGPAVSHNNLIPLAQRDGSDQRFEQTFSCSGLQSALQHLNTGIVNHTHSRMGSIMSTGIVQGATTGQSGPSSSGSYYPVTNQFTMGGAAISMASPMVIPSNTMHYGS
- the carm1 gene encoding histone-arginine methyltransferase CARM1 isoform X3, with protein sequence MAVSVFPGVRLLSIGDANGDIQRHSEQQPLRLEVKSTHDAALINLSNGEEASVFKCSVSRETECSRVGKQSFIITLGCNSVLLQFSSPADFQSFYNLLKNSRGHVNERSTFSERTEDSSAVQYFQFYGYLSQQQNMMQDYVRTGTYQRAILQNHTDFKDKVVLDVGCGSGILSFFAAQAGARKVYAVEASTMAQHAEVLVNSNRLGERVIVIPGKVEEVTLPEQVDIIISEPMGYMLFNERMLESYLHAKKFLKPNGKMFPTIGDVHLAPFTDEQLYMEQFTKANFWYQPSFHGVDLSALRGAAVDEYFRQPIVDTFDIRILMAKSVKYTVNFLEAKEDDLYRIEIPFKFHMMHSGLVHGLAFWFDVAFVGSSMTVWLSTAPTEPLTHWYQVRCLLQSPLFTKAGDTLSGTAMLLANKRQSYDISIVAQVDQTGSKSSNLLDLKNPFFRYTGTTPNPPPGSHYTSPSENMWNTSYSMNQGMAVSGMPAAYDLSTVIGGGPAVSHNNLIPLVNTGIVNHTHSRMGSIMSTGIVQGATTGQSGPSSSGSYYPVTNQFTMGGAAISMASPMVIPSNTMHYGS
- the carm1 gene encoding histone-arginine methyltransferase CARM1 isoform X4, encoding MAVSVFPGVRLLSIGDANGDIQRHSEQQPLRLEVKSTHDAALINLSNGEEASVFKCSVSRETECSRVGKQSFIITLGCNSVLLQFSSPADFQSFYNLLKNSRGHVNERSTFSERTEDSSAVQYFQFYGYLSQQQNMMQDYVRTGTYQRAILQNHTDFKDKVVLDVGCGSGILSFFAAQAGARKVYAVEASTMAQHAEVLVNSNRLGERVIVIPGKVEEVTLPEQVDIIISEPMGYMLFNERMLESYLHAKKFLKPNGKMFPTIGDVHLAPFTDEQLYMEQFTKANFWYQPSFHGVDLSALRGAAVDEYFRQPIVDTFDIRILMAKSVKYTVNFLEAKEDDLYRIEIPFKFHMMHSGLVHGLAFWFDVAFVGSSMTVWLSTAPTEPLTHWYQVRCLLQSPLFTKAGDTLSGTAMLLANKRQSYDISIVAQVDQTGSKSSNLLDLKNPFFRYTGTTPNPPPGSHYTSPSENMWNTSYSMNQGMAVSVASTVTSQQPEFGFQSRRSFCVVFACSPRVSVGSLRVPPTVQRHAAQFNWTLNCPDACSL